In Rhipicephalus sanguineus isolate Rsan-2018 unplaced genomic scaffold, BIME_Rsan_1.4 Seq560, whole genome shotgun sequence, a single genomic region encodes these proteins:
- the LOC125756725 gene encoding uncharacterized protein K02A2.6-like produces the protein MCRLLSRMRRDTQFASESAAPSMVLADASLATPTHGLCRSNKRFGFPETLVSDNGSQFISAEFQAYLKHRGIRHVRTAPYHPSSNGMAERFVQTLKSALRKTSPRSASEELADFLLTYRNTPHATTGEAPSTLLLGRRLRTRLDLIRPAVENRVHQRQFDQTRRHSCRDNVIAVGDAVRVRNFRSGPKWLCATVLARTGPVSYRLSVVTPRGVFQWVRHQNHIRNDNTGIATEFELPFSERQQEVPAQVPACDSSHDVDSSPTAQSEPADTSNAPSERRYPQRQRRPPDRFVP, from the exons ATGTGTCGGCTCTTGTCACGCATGCGCAGAGACACGCAGTTTGCCAGTGAAAGCGCCGCTCCATCCATGGTCCTGGCCGACGCGTCCTTGGCAACGCCTACACATGGACTTTGCAGGTCCAATAAAAG ATTTGGATTTCCAGAAACACTCGTGTCCGACAACGGAAGCCAGTTCATTTCTGCAGAGTTCCAAGCCTACCTCAAGCACAGGGGCATTCGTCACGTAAGAACCGCACCGTATCACCCAAGTAGCAACGGAATGGCTGAACGTTTTGTTCAGACTTTGAAGTCAGCGCTCCGCAAGACCAGTCCGAGGAGCGCCAGTGAGGAGTTAGCCGACTTCCTTCTGACGTATCGTAATACGCCTCATGCTACGACAGGGGAGGCCCCTTCCACTTTGCTCCTGGGGAGACGCCTGCGGACCAGACTAGACCTCATACGACCAGCGGTCGAGAACAGAGTGCACCAGCGCCAGTTCGACCAGACAAGGCGTCACTCGTGTCGTGACAACGTCATCGCTGTTGGTGATGCCGTTCGTGTGCGCAATTTCCGATCGGGACCAAAGTGGCTGTGTGCAACAGTTCTTGCCCGTACGGGACCAGTGTCATATCGGTTAAGTGTAGTGACTCCGCGTGGTGTGTTCCAGTGGGTGCGTCACCAAAATCACATCCGCAACGATAACACCGGCATCGCCACGGAGTTCGAACTACCCTTCAGTGAAAGGCAGCAAGAAGTTCCCGCACAGGTCCCGGCCTGCGACTCATCACATGATGTCGACAGCTCGCCCACCGCACAAAGTGAACCGGCGGACACTTCAAACGCTCCTAGCGAACGTCGCTACCCGCAGAGACAGCGTCGCCCACCTGATCGCTTTGTGCCGTGA